The Delphinus delphis chromosome 2, mDelDel1.2, whole genome shotgun sequence genome contains a region encoding:
- the LYSMD2 gene encoding lysM and putative peptidoglycan-binding domain-containing protein 2 isoform X1: MADSSPERSLRAAGPRTPRPSAPSPPPPSRSLSEAEEAELSLSLARTKTRSYGSTASVRAPLGAGVIERHVEHRVRPGDTLQGIALKYGVSMEQIKRANKLFTNDCIFLKKTLNIPVISEKPLLFNGLNSTDSPENETVDSFSHEEDLVAAGEDLSSPSPQESDAQPMQPEEVSARDFLQRLDLQIKLSTQAAKKLKEESRDEESLFAASLYHS, translated from the exons ATGGCTGATTCCTCGCCCGAGCGGTCCCTGCGGGCAGCCGGACCCCGCACGCCCCGGCCCTCGGCCCCCTCGCCGCCGCCACCGTCGCGCTCGCTCTCCGAGGCCGAGGAGGCCGAGCTGTCGCTGAGCCTGGCGCGCACCAAGACCCGCTCGTACGGCAGCACGGCCAGCGTGCGGGCGCCGCTGGGCGCCGGCGTCATCGAGCGCCATGTGGAGCATCGGGTGCGCCCCGGCGACACGCTGCAGGGCATCGCGCTCAAGTACGGAGTCTCG atggaGCAGATTAAAAGGGCAAATAAACTGTTTACCAATGATTGTATATTTCTGAAGAAAACTTTGAACATCCCAGTTATATCAGAGAAGCCTTTGCTGTTTAATGGACTTAACTCAACAGATTCTCCAGAAAATGAAACAGTTGATAGTTTTTCTCATGAAGAAGACCTGGTAGCGGCTGGGGAAGACCTTTCCTCTCCCAGTCCTCAAGAATCTGATGCTCAGCCCATGCAGCCCGAGGAAGTGTCAGCCAGAGATTTCCTGCAAAGGCTGGACTTGCAGATTAAGTTATCAACACAGGCAGCCAAGAAACTGAAGGAAGAGAGCAG agaTGAAGAAAGTCTCTTTGCAGCTTCCCTCTATCACAGTTAG
- the LYSMD2 gene encoding lysM and putative peptidoglycan-binding domain-containing protein 2 isoform X2, whose amino-acid sequence MEQIKRANKLFTNDCIFLKKTLNIPVISEKPLLFNGLNSTDSPENETVDSFSHEEDLVAAGEDLSSPSPQESDAQPMQPEEVSARDFLQRLDLQIKLSTQAAKKLKEESRDEESLFAASLYHS is encoded by the exons atggaGCAGATTAAAAGGGCAAATAAACTGTTTACCAATGATTGTATATTTCTGAAGAAAACTTTGAACATCCCAGTTATATCAGAGAAGCCTTTGCTGTTTAATGGACTTAACTCAACAGATTCTCCAGAAAATGAAACAGTTGATAGTTTTTCTCATGAAGAAGACCTGGTAGCGGCTGGGGAAGACCTTTCCTCTCCCAGTCCTCAAGAATCTGATGCTCAGCCCATGCAGCCCGAGGAAGTGTCAGCCAGAGATTTCCTGCAAAGGCTGGACTTGCAGATTAAGTTATCAACACAGGCAGCCAAGAAACTGAAGGAAGAGAGCAG agaTGAAGAAAGTCTCTTTGCAGCTTCCCTCTATCACAGTTAG